The sequence AGGGACGGCGCCTGGATTCCCAGTCGCTCGGCCAGGCGGCGCATGGTGAGCGCCCCCGGGCCCTCCTCCTCGAGCAGCCGCCGGCCCTCTGCCACCACCTCCCGAGCCCGCACCGATCGCGCCACCCCGGGGCCGGACGGGCCCGGTCTGGCGGGCGCCGCAGGACGGCCGGTCCCGGCGGGCCCCGAACCCGCCCCTGTCGGCTGGCTCACTGGGTCGGGGTGTGGGCCGGCTGCTCGGCCCGGGCCTTGAGGGCCTGGTTCATCTGGTTGAACGACGCCAGGGTGGGCTTGGCGATCAGCTTCAGCACGAGGGGGGCGAGCAGGCCGCGGAACTCCTCGTGCTGGGTGAGGCGGGTCCGGCCCGGGCCGGCGGGGTGGAGGGTGAAGGTGTGCTCGCCGTCGAACAGGCCGGGGACGAGCAGGCGGCCGAGCCAGCGGAGGCGGTGGGCGGGGTCGGCCTCGAGGACCTCGGGGCGGATGGTGGTCGGGCGGCGGCCGGAGAGGCGCATGTGGAGCTCGAGGCGGGTGCCGGGGACCGGCTGACCGGCGGCCTGGACGATGAACGGGTTCCAGTCGTGGTAGGTGGCGAAGTCGGTGAGGACCTCCCAGGCGCGATCCGGGGTGGCCTCGATCTCGATCTCGGCGTGGAGCTGCTTGGCCATCGTTCTCCTCCAGAAGGCTAACGTTGTTAGCCATCGTAGGCTAACAGCGTTAGCCTGTCAAGCGCGAGCGCTGCGGATGACGGTCCGAGCAGGCGATACCGGCCCAAAGGGGTGAGGGCATGCGTCGATACCTCGTCGTGGCGAACCAGACCCTGGGGGGCGAGGAGCTCATGGCCAAGCTGGCCGAGTGCACGAGCGCCGGGCCGTGCCGCTTCTACCTGGTGGTGCCCGTGACCAACACCGAGGCCTCCGACCGGTGGTTCACGGGCGGCCTGGAGGGCGTGCTGCCGGGCGCCTACAAGATCGCCCGGACCCTGGCCGGCGGGCGCCTGCAGCAC comes from Actinomycetota bacterium and encodes:
- a CDS encoding SRPBCC domain-containing protein, coding for MAKQLHAEIEIEATPDRAWEVLTDFATYHDWNPFIVQAAGQPVPGTRLELHMRLSGRRPTTIRPEVLEADPAHRLRWLGRLLVPGLFDGEHTFTLHPAGPGRTRLTQHEEFRGLLAPLVLKLIAKPTLASFNQMNQALKARAEQPAHTPTQ